The Lepidochelys kempii isolate rLepKem1 chromosome 5, rLepKem1.hap2, whole genome shotgun sequence genome window below encodes:
- the LOC140911730 gene encoding uncharacterized protein, whose protein sequence is MKDRGHNRDPKQCRVKLKELRQAYQKTREANSRSGSEPQTCRFYDELHAILGGSATTTPAVLFDSFNGDGGNTEAGFGDEEDDDDEEVVDSSQQASGETGFPDSQELFLTLDLEPVPPEPTQGCLLDPAGGEGTSAACVSMITGSSPSQRLVKLRKKKKRTRDEMFSELMLSSHTDRAQTNAWRQIMSECRKAQNDREERWRAEESKWRAEESKWRAEDRAEAQMWQQRDERRQDSMLRLLEDQTSMLQCMVELQQRQLEHRLPLLPLCNQPPSSPSSIASTPRRPRTRWGGLRQTSHSTTEDCPKKRRLSFNKF, encoded by the exons atgaaggacagaggccataacagggacccgaagcagtgccgcgtgaaactgaaggagctgaggcaagcctaccagaaaaccagagaggcgaacagccgctctgggtcagagccccaaacatgccgcttctatgatgagctgcatgccattttagggggttcagccaccactaccccagccgtgttgtttgactccttcaatggagatggaggcaacacggaagcaggttttggggacgaagaagatgatgatgatgaggaggttgtagatagctcacagcaagcaagcggagaaaccggttttcccgacagccaggaactgtttctcaccctagacctggagccagtaccccccgaacccacccaaggctgcctcctggacccagcaggcggagaagggacctctg ctgcatgtgtttcaatgatcacaggatcttctccttcccagaggctagtgaagcttagaaagaaaaaaaaacgcactcgcgatgaaatgttctccgagctcatgctgtcctcccacactgacagagcacagacgaatgcgtggaggcaaataatgtcagagtgcaggaaagcacaaaatgaccgggaggagaggtggagggctgaagagagtaagtggcgggctgaagagagtaagtggcgggctgaagacagggctgaagctcaaatgtggcagcagcgtgatgagaggaggcaggattcaatgctgaggctgctggaggaccaaaccagtatgctccagtgtatggttgagctgcagcaaaggcagctggagcacagactgccactgctgcccctctgtaaccaaccgccctcctccccaagttccatagcctccacacccagacgcccaagaacgcggtgggggggcctccggcaaaccagccactccaccacagaggattgcccaaaaaaaaggcggctgtcattcaataaattttaa